One stretch of Patescibacteria group bacterium DNA includes these proteins:
- a CDS encoding helix-turn-helix domain-containing protein: MSSSIRLSVSEAARLFGISEKTLRRAIINKEINYIVVAGRYKLNFESLVKWSQQKTTVRRKSEKYGIDQFVDKWRLSATLYSPNPPATEQENNSTIQQ, translated from the coding sequence ATGTCTTCATCCATTCGCTTATCCGTATCCGAAGCCGCCCGGCTTTTTGGCATTAGTGAAAAAACCCTGCGCCGCGCCATCATTAATAAGGAAATCAACTATATCGTGGTTGCCGGCCGGTACAAGCTAAATTTTGAAAGCCTGGTCAAGTGGTCCCAGCAAAAAACCACGGTGCGCCGCAAATCCGAAAAATACGGCATCGACCAATTTGTGGATAAATGGCGCCTCTCCGCCACCCTCTACTCCCCCAACCCACCCGCCACGGAACAAGAGAACAATTCAACAATACAACAATAG